A region of Arabidopsis thaliana chromosome 5, partial sequence DNA encodes the following proteins:
- the ASD2 gene encoding alpha-L-arabinofuranosidase 2 (alpha-L-arabinofuranosidase 2 (ASD2); FUNCTIONS IN: hydrolase activity, acting on glycosyl bonds, alpha-N-arabinofuranosidase activity; INVOLVED IN: L-arabinose metabolic process; LOCATED IN: endomembrane system; EXPRESSED IN: sepal, carpel; EXPRESSED DURING: 4 anthesis; CONTAINS InterPro DOMAIN/s: Alpha-L-arabinofuranosidase, C-terminal (InterPro:IPR010720), Glycoside hydrolase, catalytic core (InterPro:IPR017853), Galactose-binding domain-like (InterPro:IPR008979); BEST Arabidopsis thaliana protein match is: alpha-L-arabinofuranosidase 1 (TAIR:AT3G10740.1); Has 30201 Blast hits to 17322 proteins in 780 species: Archae - 12; Bacteria - 1396; Metazoa - 17338; Fungi - 3422; Plants - 5037; Viruses - 0; Other Eukaryotes - 2996 (source: NCBI BLink).), with translation MDMETSWRFLRSVCLLSFILGSFSVYQTLCLVDAQEDAIVTLQVDASNVTRRPIPETLFGIFFEEINHAGAGGLWAELVSNRGFEAGGQIIPSNIWPWSIIGDESSIYVVTDRSSCFERNKIALRMEVLCDSNSCPLGGVGVYNPGYWGMNIEEGKKYKVVLYVRSTGDIDVSVSFTSSNGSVTLASENIIALASDLLNWTKKEMLLEANGTDNGARLQFTTTKKGSIWFDQVSAMPMDTYKGHGFRNDLFQMMVDLKPRFIRFPGGCFVEGDWLGNAFRWKETVRAWEERPGHYGDVWKYWTDDGLGHFEFFQLAEDLGASPIWVFNNGISHNDQVETKNVMPFVQEAIDGIEFARGDSNSTWGSVRAAMGHPEPFELKYVAVGNEDCFKSYYRGNYLEFYNAIKKAYPDIKIISNCDASAKPLDHPADYFDYHIYTLARDLFSKSHDFDNTPRNGPKAFVSEYAVNKADAKNGNLLAALGEAAFLLGLEKNSDIVEMVSYAPLFVNTNDRRWIPDAIVFNSSHLYGTPSYWVQHFFTESSGATLLNSTLKGKTSSVEASAISFQTNGKDYIQIKAVNFGEQSVNLKVAVTGLMAKFYGSKKKVLTSASVMDENSFSNPNMIVPQESLLEMTEQEDLMFVLPPHSFSSFDLLTESENVIKMPISDSYKKTSTM, from the exons ATGGACATGGAAACATCTTGGAGATTTCTCAGAAGTGTTTGCTTACTTTCATTTATCCTTGGGTCTTTTTCTGTCTACCAAACCCTTTGTCTTGTTGACGCTCAAGAAGACGCCATTGTAACACTGCAAGTAGATGCTTCTAACGTGACACGGCGACCGATTCCCGAAACTCTATTTGGGATCTTCTTTGAG GAAATAAATCATGCTGGAGCAGGTGGACTATGGGCTGAACTTGTTAGCAATAGag GATTTGAAGCTGGTGGACAAATCATTCCTTCCAATATCTGGCCTTGGTCCATTATTGGAGATGAATCATCCATTTATGTTGTTACAGACCGTTCTTCGTGTTTTGAGCGTAACAAGATTGCTCTTAGAATGGAAGTCCTTTGTGACAGCAACTCTTGTCCGTTAGGAGGAGTCGGGGTTTATAACCCGGGTTACTGGGGCATG AACATTGAAGAAGGGAAGAAATATAAAGTGGTGTTATATGTGCGTTCGACTGGGGACATCGATGTGTCTGTGTCGTTTACAAGTTCTAATGGATCAGTGACTCTTGCGTCAGAAAATATTAT AGCTTTGGCTTCTGATCTTTTAAATTGGACAAAAAAGGAAATGCTTTTAGAAGCAAATGGAACAGATAATGGTGCAAGACTTCAGTTTACAACTACCAAAAAAGGTTCAATTTGGTTTGATCAAGTCTCAGCCATGCCTATGGATACTTACAAG GGACATGGTTTCAGAAATGACCTTTTCCAAATGATGGTCGATCTAAAACCGCGGTTTATCCGATTCCCGG GTGGTTGTTTTGTGGAGGGTGATTGGTTAGGCAATGCATTCCGCTGGAAAGAAACCGTGAGAGCTTGGGAAGAGAGACCTGGCCATTATGGTGATGTTTGGAAGTACTGGACTGATGATGGCCTTGGCCACTTTGAATTCTTTCAA CTTGCAGAAGACCTTGGTGCATCCCCAATATGGGTGTTTAACAATG GGATCAGTCACAATGATCaagttgaaacaaaaaatgtcatGCCTTTTGTTCAA GAAGCGATTGACGGTATAGAGTTTGCTCGTGGAGATTCTAATTCTACATGGGGATCGGTTCGAGCTGCAATGGGACATCCAGAGCCTTTTGAACTGAAATATGTTGCGGTTGGGAATGAAGATTGTTTTAAGAGTTACTACAGAG GAAACTATCTTGAATTCTATAATGCTATCAAAAAAGCTTATCCAGATATTAAAATCATCTCCAACTGCGATGCATCGGCTAAACCGCTCGATCACCCGGCCGATTACTTTGATTACCAc ATTTACACTCTTGCAAGAGACTTGTTTTCCAAGTCCCATGATTTTGACAATACACCGCGAAACGGTCCAAAG GCTTTTGTTAGCGAATACGCTGTAAACAAAGCAGATGCTAAAAATGGCAACCTTTTGGCCGCTCTTGGTGAAGCAGCTTTCCTCCTTGGTTTGGAAAAGaacag TGACATTGTAGAAATGGTTAGCTATGCACCTCTCTTTGTCAACACAAACGATAGAAG gtgGATCCCTGATGCAATAGTTTTTAACTCGTCTCATCTATATGGAACTCCTAGCTATTGGGTCCAACACTTCTTCACCGAGTCAAGCGGAGCAACTCTTCTCAATTCTACACTTAAGGGAAAGACTTCTTCTGTTGAAGCATCTGCCATCTCTTTCCAAACCAATGGCAAAGATTACATACAGATCAAG GCTGTAAACTTTGGAGAACAATCAGTAAATCTAAAGGTAGCAGTGACAGGATTGATGGCAAAATTTTATGGATCCAAAAAGAAAGTACTTACATCTGCCAGTGTGATGGATGAGAACTCTTTTTCAAACCCAAATATG ATTGTGCCACAAGAAAGTTTGCTGGAGATGACTGAGCAGGAAGACCTTATGTTTGTTCTCCCGCCGCACTCGTTCTCTTCCTTCGATTTGTTGACAGAATCTGAAAATGTCATCAAGATGCCAATATCTGATTCATACAAGAAAACTTCAACAATGTGA
- a CDS encoding CAP (Cysteine-rich secretory proteins, Antigen 5, and Pathogenesis-related 1 protein) superfamily protein (CAP (Cysteine-rich secretory proteins, Antigen 5, and Pathogenesis-related 1 protein) superfamily protein; FUNCTIONS IN: molecular_function unknown; INVOLVED IN: biological_process unknown; LOCATED IN: endomembrane system, extracellular region; EXPRESSED IN: root, leaf; EXPRESSED DURING: LP.04 four leaves visible; CONTAINS InterPro DOMAIN/s: Allergen V5/Tpx-1 related, conserved site (InterPro:IPR018244), Allergen V5/Tpx-1 related (InterPro:IPR001283), SCP-like extracellular (InterPro:IPR014044); BEST Arabidopsis thaliana protein match is: CAP (Cysteine-rich secretory proteins, Antigen 5, and Pathogenesis-related 1 protein) superfamily protein (TAIR:AT4G33710.1); Has 30201 Blast hits to 17322 proteins in 780 species: Archae - 12; Bacteria - 1396; Metazoa - 17338; Fungi - 3422; Plants - 5037; Viruses - 0; Other Eukaryotes - 2996 (source: NCBI BLink).), producing the protein MKMFKSPQTLILSVIVLFLAFAVPLKAQDQPQDYLDEHNRARTQVGVPPMKWHAGAEQYAWNYAQQRKGDCSLTHSNSNGLYGENLAWSGGALSGAEAVKLWVNEKSDYIYASNTCSDGKQCGHYTQVVWRTSEWVGCAKVKCDNGGTFVTCNYYPPGNYRGRWPY; encoded by the coding sequence atgaagatgTTTAAATCTCCTCAAACACTAATACTTTCGGTTATAGTTCTTTTCCTAGCTTTTGCAGTTCCTCTGAAAGCCCAAGACCAGCCACAAGACTACCTCGATGAACACAACCGTGCTCGAACCCAAGTTGGTGTGCCTCCTATGAAATGGCATGCGGGGGCGGAGCAATACGCCTGGAACTATGCTCAACAAAGAAAGGGAGACTGTAGTCTCACTCACTCCAACTCAAATGGGCTTTACGGTGAAAACTTGGCATGGAGCGGAGGTGCTTTGTCTGGAGCTGAGGCAGTGAAATTGTGGGTCAACGAGAAGTCTGACTATATCTACGCTTCGAACACTTGTAGTGATGGAAAACAATGTGGTCATTACACTCAAGTTGTGTGGCGAACCTCGGAGTGGGTTGGGTGTGCCAAAGTAAAGTGTGACAATGGTGGAACCTTTGTGACTTGCAACTATTATCCACCTGGTAATTATAGGGGCCGTTGGCCTTACTAA
- the LOG9 gene encoding Putative lysine decarboxylase family protein has product MHIEHISGETVGEVRIVSDMHERKATMAQEAGAFIALLGEFSYSKFLASFESLQNDDGFLRRYETMEELLEMITWAQLGIHKKTVGLLNVDGYYNNLLAFFDTGVEEGFIKQGACNIVVSAPSARELMEKMELYTPSHKYIASHQSWKVEPLGDYPLLNENKPQ; this is encoded by the exons ATGCATATTGAG CACATATCTGGTGAGACTGTTGGAGAGGTAAGAATTGTTTCAGACATGCACGAGCGCAAAGCTACAATGGCTCAAGAAGCTGGGGCTTTCATTGCGCTCCTAGGCGagttttcttattcaaaatTTCTAGCAAGTTTTGAAAGTTTGCAAAATGATGATGGCTTCTTAAG GAGGTATGAAACTATGGAGGAACTACTGGAGATGATAACATGGGCACAGCTTGGTATCCATAAGAAGACG GTTGGTCTTTTGAATGTTGATGGTTACTATAACAATTTGCTTGCTTTCTTTGACACTGGAGTTGAAGAAGGTTTTATTAAACAAGGTGCTTGTAATATCGTTGTTTCCGCGCCATCGGCTAGAGAACTTATGGAGAAGATGGAG CTATATACTCCTTCACACAAGTACATTGCTTCTCACCAAAGCTGGAAAGTTGAACCACTTGGAGATTACCCACTACTAAATGAGAACAAGCCTCAATGA
- the LOG9 gene encoding Putative lysine decarboxylase family protein (LONELY GUY 9 (LOG9); FUNCTIONS IN: molecular_function unknown; INVOLVED IN: lysine biosynthetic process via diaminopimelate; LOCATED IN: cellular_component unknown; CONTAINS InterPro DOMAIN/s: Conserved hypothetical protein CHP00730 (InterPro:IPR005269); BEST Arabidopsis thaliana protein match is: Putative lysine decarboxylase family protein (TAIR:AT5G11950.2); Has 1807 Blast hits to 1807 proteins in 277 species: Archae - 0; Bacteria - 0; Metazoa - 736; Fungi - 347; Plants - 385; Viruses - 0; Other Eukaryotes - 339 (source: NCBI BLink).), with product MHERKATMAQEAGAFIALLGEFSYSKFLASFESLQNDDGFLRRYETMEELLEMITWAQLGIHKKTVGLLNVDGYYNNLLAFFDTGVEEGFIKQGACNIVVSAPSARELMEKMELYTPSHKYIASHQSWKVEPLGDYPLLNENKPQ from the exons ATGCACGAGCGCAAAGCTACAATGGCTCAAGAAGCTGGGGCTTTCATTGCGCTCCTAGGCGagttttcttattcaaaatTTCTAGCAAGTTTTGAAAGTTTGCAAAATGATGATGGCTTCTTAAG GAGGTATGAAACTATGGAGGAACTACTGGAGATGATAACATGGGCACAGCTTGGTATCCATAAGAAGACG GTTGGTCTTTTGAATGTTGATGGTTACTATAACAATTTGCTTGCTTTCTTTGACACTGGAGTTGAAGAAGGTTTTATTAAACAAGGTGCTTGTAATATCGTTGTTTCCGCGCCATCGGCTAGAGAACTTATGGAGAAGATGGAG CTATATACTCCTTCACACAAGTACATTGCTTCTCACCAAAGCTGGAAAGTTGAACCACTTGGAGATTACCCACTACTAAATGAGAACAAGCCTCAATGA
- the LOG9 gene encoding Putative lysine decarboxylase family protein, translating into MVGKVYFLRNSYDFGLRKNGCFLYFIRRYETMEELLEMITWAQLGIHKKTVGLLNVDGYYNNLLAFFDTGVEEGFIKQGACNIVVSAPSARELMEKMELYTPSHKYIASHQSWKVEPLGDYPLLNENKPQ; encoded by the exons ATGGTAGGAAAAGTCTATTTCCTACGAAATTCCTACGATTTTGGCCTTAGGAAAAATGGGTGTTTCTTGTATTTCATCAGGAGGTATGAAACTATGGAGGAACTACTGGAGATGATAACATGGGCACAGCTTGGTATCCATAAGAAGACG GTTGGTCTTTTGAATGTTGATGGTTACTATAACAATTTGCTTGCTTTCTTTGACACTGGAGTTGAAGAAGGTTTTATTAAACAAGGTGCTTGTAATATCGTTGTTTCCGCGCCATCGGCTAGAGAACTTATGGAGAAGATGGAG CTATATACTCCTTCACACAAGTACATTGCTTCTCACCAAAGCTGGAAAGTTGAACCACTTGGAGATTACCCACTACTAAATGAGAACAAGCCTCAATGA
- a CDS encoding protein kinase family protein: MTMMASPYSSDDIHSPVNSTVVAIDKEKHSSYAVRWAVDHLLNMIHNPVMILVHVRTKNSNHGANLNNDDLNQLFIPYRGYCARKGISMTEVVLDDSDVAKTILDYVNNNLVNNLVLGASTKNTFARSFMFSKPHEVQSSIMKSTPDFCSVYVISKGGKVQSSRPAQRPITNTLAPPRVPSSGFLIQSLSDSEQDLIPRVQRSARNKPNETTYPHNRAAFNTTQKGYKSPINGSMDFNNGFNQAAFQRNPTLQSSFSDESDGGFGVMGSVDLSSQNSMDFYHGASSSSEESIPQSTKDIEAEMRRLKLELKQTMDMYSSACKEALTAKRKANELNQWKIEEARKFEKARLSEEAALAVAEIEKAKCRTAVEAAEKAQRMAELEGQRRKQAEMKAVSEEKDKDRAVSALAHNDVRYRKYSIEEIEEATERFANHRKIGEGGYGPVYNGELDHTPVAIKVLRPDAAQGKKQFQQEVEVLCSIRHPHMVLLLGACPEYGCLVYEFMENGSLEDRLFRTGNSPPLSWRKRFEIAAEIATALSFLHQAKPEPLVHRDLKPANILLDKNYVSKISDVGLARLVPASIADSVTQFHMTSAAGTFCYIDPEYQQTGMLTTKSDVYSLGILLLQIITGRPPMGLAHQVSRAISKGTFKEMLDPVVPDWPVQEAQSFATLALKCAELRKRDRPDLGKEVVPHLIRLKNFGNDGDERTNEWI; this comes from the exons ATGACCATGATGGCTTCACCGTACTCGTCCGACGATATCCATTCTCCGGTGAACTCAACGGTCGTTGCAATAGACAAAGAGAAACATAGTTCTTACGCTGTTCGTTGGGCCGTCGACCATCTCCTCAATATGATTCACAATCCCGTCATGATTCTTGTCCATGTTCGTACCAAAAATTCAAACC ATGGAGCCAACTTGAACAATGATGATCTAAATCAGCTTTTTATTCCATATCGAGGATATTGTGCGCGAAAAGgg ATTTCTATGACGGAGGTTGTTCTAGACGATTCCGACGTAGCAAAAACAATCTTGGATTACGTTAATAACAACCTGGTTAACAATCTTGTATTGGGAGCATCCACGAAGAACACCTTCGCTAGGTCTTTTATGTTTAGTAAACCACATGAGGTGCAATCTAGCATAATGAAATCGACGCCTGATTTTTGTTCGGTGTATGTCATTTCTAAAGGAGGGAAAGTTCAGTCTTCCCGACCAGCTCAAAGACCTATCACCAATACGCTTGCCCCGCCTCGTGTTCCATCCTCTGGCTTTTTAATCCAATCTTTATCCGATAGCGAGCAAGATCTCATACCTAG GGTCCAGCGTAGTGCAAGGAACAAACCTAATGAGACTACTTATCCGCATAATCGTGCCGCCTTCAACACGACGCAAAAAGGTTACAAAAGCCCTATAAATGGGTCGATGGATTTCAACAACGGCTTTAATCAAGCTGCCTTCCAAAGAAATCCCACGTTACAAAGTTCGTTTTCTGATGAATCTGATGGTGGGTTTGGAGTGATGGGTTCAGTTGATCTCTCTTCTCAAAATAGTATGGATTTTTATCATGGTGCATCGAGTTCTTCAGAAGAGTCAATTCCACAATCAACT AAAGATATTGAAGCTGAGATGAGAAGGCTAAAGCTTGAACTTAAGCAAACTATGGACATGTATAGCTCAGCTTGTAAAGAAGCACTTACGGCAAAAAGAAAG gCAAACGAGCTAAATCAATGGAAGATAGAAGAAGCTCGTAAATTCGAGAAAGCGAGGCTTTCTGAAGAAGCAGCATTGGCAGTTGCTGAAATCGAGAAAGCAAAGTGTAGAACAGCCGTAGAAGCAGCTGAGAAAGCTCAAAGAATGGCTGAACTAGAAGGACAAAGAAGGAAGCAAGCAGAGATGAAAGCTGTAAGTGAAGAAAAGGACAAAGACCGCGCAGTGAGTGCTTTGGCACATAACGATGTTCGCTACAGAAAATATAGTATagaagagatcgaagaagCTACAGAGAGGTTTGCAAATCATAGGAAGATTGGTGAAGGAGGATATGGACCTGTGTACAATGGTGAACTTGACCACACTCCTGTTGCCATTAAAGTTTTAAGACCTGATGCTGctcaaggaaaaaaacaatttcaacaaGAA GTTGAGGTTCTATGTTCCATAAGGCATCCTCACATGGTTCTTCTCCTTGGTGCATGTCCTGAATATGGATGTTTGGTTTACGAGTTCATGGAAAATGGGAGCTTAGAGGATAGACTTTTTCGTACTGGAAACTCTCCACCGCTTTCGTGGAGGAAACGTTTTGAAATAGCGGCGGAGATTGCTACCGCACTCTCATTCCTTCATCAAGCTAAGCCAGAACCTTTAGTTCACCGCGACCTAAAACCAGCCAATATACTCTTAGACAAAAACTACGTGAGCAAGATCAGCGACGTTGGTTTAGCGCGGTTAGTCCCCGCATCGATAGCTGATAGCGTCACGCAATTCCACATGACATCTGCGGCAGGAACGTTTTGTTACATAGACCCTGAATACCAACAAACAGGAATGTTAACCACAAAATCAGACGTATACTCATTGGGGATATTGCTACTTCAGATTATAACCGGAAGGCCTCCCATGGGGCTGGCTCACCAAGTTTCAAGGGCAATTAGTAAAGGAACTTTCAAGGAAATGCTTGACCCCGTTGTGCCTGATTGGCCTGTACAAGAGGCTCAATCTTTTGCTACTCTAGCGTTGAAATGTGCGGAGCtaagaaaaagagatagaCCAGATCTTGGGAAGGAAGTAGTCCCACATcttattagattaaaaaactTTGGGAATGATGGTGATGAGAGAACTAACGAATGgatatga
- a CDS encoding protein kinase family protein (protein kinase family protein; FUNCTIONS IN: protein serine/threonine kinase activity, protein kinase activity, kinase activity, ATP binding; INVOLVED IN: protein amino acid phosphorylation, response to stress; LOCATED IN: cellular_component unknown; EXPRESSED IN: male gametophyte, flower, pollen tube; EXPRESSED DURING: L mature pollen stage, M germinated pollen stage, 4 anthesis; CONTAINS InterPro DOMAIN/s: UspA (InterPro:IPR006016), Protein kinase, catalytic domain (InterPro:IPR000719), Serine/threonine-protein kinase domain (InterPro:IPR002290), Tyrosine-protein kinase, catalytic domain (InterPro:IPR020635), Serine/threonine-protein kinase-like domain (InterPro:IPR017442), Serine/threonine-protein kinase, active site (InterPro:IPR008271), Protein kinase-like domain (InterPro:IPR011009); BEST Arabidopsis thaliana protein match is: Protein kinase protein with adenine nucleotide alpha hydrolases-like domain (TAIR:AT5G12000.1); Has 1807 Blast hits to 1807 proteins in 277 species: Archae - 0; Bacteria - 0; Metazoa - 736; Fungi - 347; Plants - 385; Viruses - 0; Other Eukaryotes - 339 (source: NCBI BLink).) yields the protein MTMMASPYSSDDIHSPVNSTVVAIDKEKHSSYAVRWAVDHLLNMIHNPVMILVHVRTKNSNHGANLNNDDLNQLFIPYRGYCARKGVVLDDSDVAKTILDYVNNNLVNNLVLGASTKNTFARSFMFSKPHEVQSSIMKSTPDFCSVYVISKGGKVQSSRPAQRPITNTLAPPRVPSSGFLIQSLSDSEQDLIPRVQRSARNKPNETTYPHNRAAFNTTQKGYKSPINGSMDFNNGFNQAAFQRNPTLQSSFSDESDGGFGVMGSVDLSSQNSMDFYHGASSSSEESIPQSTKDIEAEMRRLKLELKQTMDMYSSACKEALTAKRKANELNQWKIEEARKFEKARLSEEAALAVAEIEKAKCRTAVEAAEKAQRMAELEGQRRKQAEMKAVSEEKDKDRAVSALAHNDVRYRKYSIEEIEEATERFANHRKIGEGGYGPVYNGELDHTPVAIKVLRPDAAQGKKQFQQEVEVLCSIRHPHMVLLLGACPEYGCLVYEFMENGSLEDRLFRTGNSPPLSWRKRFEIAAEIATALSFLHQAKPEPLVHRDLKPANILLDKNYVSKISDVGLARLVPASIADSVTQFHMTSAAGTFCYIDPEYQQTGMLTTKSDVYSLGILLLQIITGRPPMGLAHQVSRAISKGTFKEMLDPVVPDWPVQEAQSFATLALKCAELRKRDRPDLGKEVVPHLIRLKNFGNDGDERTNEWI from the exons ATGACCATGATGGCTTCACCGTACTCGTCCGACGATATCCATTCTCCGGTGAACTCAACGGTCGTTGCAATAGACAAAGAGAAACATAGTTCTTACGCTGTTCGTTGGGCCGTCGACCATCTCCTCAATATGATTCACAATCCCGTCATGATTCTTGTCCATGTTCGTACCAAAAATTCAAACC ATGGAGCCAACTTGAACAATGATGATCTAAATCAGCTTTTTATTCCATATCGAGGATATTGTGCGCGAAAAGgg GTTGTTCTAGACGATTCCGACGTAGCAAAAACAATCTTGGATTACGTTAATAACAACCTGGTTAACAATCTTGTATTGGGAGCATCCACGAAGAACACCTTCGCTAGGTCTTTTATGTTTAGTAAACCACATGAGGTGCAATCTAGCATAATGAAATCGACGCCTGATTTTTGTTCGGTGTATGTCATTTCTAAAGGAGGGAAAGTTCAGTCTTCCCGACCAGCTCAAAGACCTATCACCAATACGCTTGCCCCGCCTCGTGTTCCATCCTCTGGCTTTTTAATCCAATCTTTATCCGATAGCGAGCAAGATCTCATACCTAG GGTCCAGCGTAGTGCAAGGAACAAACCTAATGAGACTACTTATCCGCATAATCGTGCCGCCTTCAACACGACGCAAAAAGGTTACAAAAGCCCTATAAATGGGTCGATGGATTTCAACAACGGCTTTAATCAAGCTGCCTTCCAAAGAAATCCCACGTTACAAAGTTCGTTTTCTGATGAATCTGATGGTGGGTTTGGAGTGATGGGTTCAGTTGATCTCTCTTCTCAAAATAGTATGGATTTTTATCATGGTGCATCGAGTTCTTCAGAAGAGTCAATTCCACAATCAACT AAAGATATTGAAGCTGAGATGAGAAGGCTAAAGCTTGAACTTAAGCAAACTATGGACATGTATAGCTCAGCTTGTAAAGAAGCACTTACGGCAAAAAGAAAG gCAAACGAGCTAAATCAATGGAAGATAGAAGAAGCTCGTAAATTCGAGAAAGCGAGGCTTTCTGAAGAAGCAGCATTGGCAGTTGCTGAAATCGAGAAAGCAAAGTGTAGAACAGCCGTAGAAGCAGCTGAGAAAGCTCAAAGAATGGCTGAACTAGAAGGACAAAGAAGGAAGCAAGCAGAGATGAAAGCTGTAAGTGAAGAAAAGGACAAAGACCGCGCAGTGAGTGCTTTGGCACATAACGATGTTCGCTACAGAAAATATAGTATagaagagatcgaagaagCTACAGAGAGGTTTGCAAATCATAGGAAGATTGGTGAAGGAGGATATGGACCTGTGTACAATGGTGAACTTGACCACACTCCTGTTGCCATTAAAGTTTTAAGACCTGATGCTGctcaaggaaaaaaacaatttcaacaaGAA GTTGAGGTTCTATGTTCCATAAGGCATCCTCACATGGTTCTTCTCCTTGGTGCATGTCCTGAATATGGATGTTTGGTTTACGAGTTCATGGAAAATGGGAGCTTAGAGGATAGACTTTTTCGTACTGGAAACTCTCCACCGCTTTCGTGGAGGAAACGTTTTGAAATAGCGGCGGAGATTGCTACCGCACTCTCATTCCTTCATCAAGCTAAGCCAGAACCTTTAGTTCACCGCGACCTAAAACCAGCCAATATACTCTTAGACAAAAACTACGTGAGCAAGATCAGCGACGTTGGTTTAGCGCGGTTAGTCCCCGCATCGATAGCTGATAGCGTCACGCAATTCCACATGACATCTGCGGCAGGAACGTTTTGTTACATAGACCCTGAATACCAACAAACAGGAATGTTAACCACAAAATCAGACGTATACTCATTGGGGATATTGCTACTTCAGATTATAACCGGAAGGCCTCCCATGGGGCTGGCTCACCAAGTTTCAAGGGCAATTAGTAAAGGAACTTTCAAGGAAATGCTTGACCCCGTTGTGCCTGATTGGCCTGTACAAGAGGCTCAATCTTTTGCTACTCTAGCGTTGAAATGTGCGGAGCtaagaaaaagagatagaCCAGATCTTGGGAAGGAAGTAGTCCCACATcttattagattaaaaaactTTGGGAATGATGGTGATGAGAGAACTAACGAATGgatatga